ACATGGGTTCCCGGGTGGGCAGATTTCAGCACACTCTCCAGATTCCTTTATTTTCAGAAGGCATTGAAGCTGTAATGATTTGATATTTGTTGATCCACAGCAGCACAACGCAGACCTGCAACTGAGCTCAGAATTGAAATCTGTCTGGCTGCATAAACTTTTCCTTTAAATGTCTATACTACAAAGCATTTTACAAACAGCTGTGAGCATATACTGTAGCATAAAGCATGATCCTAAAATTATGATGAAGCACAGCTGAATCTGTGTTAATGTTACAAGTTCAGGATAACTTGTAGCacccacactgtaaaaaaaaaaaaaaaaaaattccaaataTAATTTGACTCCATTGTTTTGGCTTCTTAGAATTACAAATTataggcatttttttttccagaatttCATACTTAAGCCTCTTATTACTCCGTTTCCAAAAAGCTGGGATGCTGTTTGCTTGTCTTCAAATCACTCTAACCATATATTGAAATGTCATACCACGTATGCAGTTGTGAAACATTTATGCGTCGCAAAGATCATTTCATTAAAGTAACCCGTGATGGGTCTTGGTCTTGTGACATGCAGGCATATAAGATGATGTCTGAAGTTCTGTTTCTGCAGATACTAATTGTTTGGCTTGCACAAACAAGTAGAGTAAAAACAATTGtaacacagcagtttatatggCAGGCAGCACAACTGGAGTGTATGAAGTGCATTTAACTAAAAGTAAggaaaatgattaaaatgtattttagttgATGCTTTATGCTATTAAAGTCTTACTCCTCAATTTATGGATTTTACACTCAGGTCATTCCATTTGAAATCTGCAAATTTTTACAACTTTTTCTGTTCATCTCTTATTTTCCCTAAAAATACAAATCCAGAATAAAAACTGGctgaaaaaagtatttaaaaacaaaaaacgtaaGCATTTTATCTCATCTCGTTTTTTGTGTGCaggcctgttgttgttgttgttgtttgttttttactcttgtttttgtgttgaagTGTGTAGCTCAAATTGTAGCTCCTGATTCATTTAAAAACCAGTTAAAATTCAGGTTTATCTTTCATAGTATGTGTGACATTAATTTTCAACCATTACCTCAGATTTCAGTGTGAAATAAAACAACCTGAAAGTGGGGCAACAGGATGCCTTTTAAGTtaatatataaaagtatttaAGAGCTGAAGCTAAACTTTTACAGAAATTATTCTGTGTCCAAACTTTGGTTTGTTGTTCGGAGAGGGTCAAGCAGATGGTCCATGTTGATTTTTAGATGAAATGactcatttaaaataatgattttcATTAGCCTTGaacttgttcatttttttctcatagGGCCAAAACTTTGTATTATTTAAGCAGTGTGGATTGATGTAGTATTTGCATTGCACAACTCCATTAAGAGGACtccacagacaaacacaaaactgatttaaaataaaataaaaatgtattatggATACTGAGATATTTTATACATGtgcagggggagagagaggataCTTAAAGGAGCTGCCAGGTAGGAAAACAGATGCAGAAATCAGAGGCAGTTCATGGatgaaggacatgcagagaGTTAGTGTGACCGGGGAGGGTGCTACAGatggggtgagatggaggcagatgtgGCAACCCCCTAAAGGAAGCAGCTAAAAGAAGACGAAAACATGTTAGGACATCAAAGTCCTATTTTATAAAGATCTTATACTGCTGGATTAGTAGTTGAATCACTGTTTTCAAAGCAAACATGTGATCTTGTACAATATAAAATCCATAAGGCTCTTTTGATTGCCAGTTGACCTCATTTCTAGCCAGATGGTGAAGGTCACATCGCCACGATCCTTAAAGTCATTTTTGCTACTCTGCTATATTAACTTGAGGTCTGTTTCAAAGCGGTTGCCACAAAAATCTTTGTAAAGGgtggaaaaaatgtattttcactgctttttctcCTGAATTTCCCTTCTCTGTAGTATGGGATTGTCCTGGATGCTGGATCCTCACACACATCTTTATACATATACAAGTGGCCAGCAAATAAGCAAAATGGCACAGCCGTGGTCACCCAGCATAGCAAATGTCATGCTGAGGGTAGGTATCATAAGTAGCACTTCCCACACCAAAAACATTGGTAGAGTTTTGCTTGAAAAACAAAGGGTGCTTACAGCAACAAATATTTGCAGGAAATCGTGCAGACTTGTTTGACACATACGTTCATTTGAAGTTGGTGCAGTTCGTTTAGACAAATGGAAAAGTTATGTATATGCAAAAGTTGTATAGCATATGGACAATAGATGCTCAAAGTTTGAATGGTAATTAAAACATCAATGAAATTGAAGgcattttgggggggggttctctttctttctttctttctttctttcgcaATTTTTACACACAAACCTTGGGAGAAGGAGGTcaggatattgttttgttttttttgtccgcAGCTGTTCTTTCCCACACAGCAGGAAATAGTCTGCCTAAGATTCATTCACGGTATTGAGTGATCTAATGAGAAGTAGCCTTTATTGTGCTAACAAAGAAGACTAACCagtttcaacataactttataCATTCATTATAAGTGAACTACTCTTAAGTTAAACCTATTAGGTGTAGTTCATCACATTATTTCATAACAATATACATGCAGTTTACCTTTCATCTAATGGAAGAGTACTCTCATTACACCACATAGTAATTTATATACTTGGTTGATAATTGAGAAATAGTGGAAATCTTAATGATGAGTTGGTTGTGGGAAAGTCTGCATggagttttttctgaatgagtCATTTTTATTGCATCACTGCACTGATGTCAAAGCAAATGTTTGCCTAGCAACAGTCAGGATCGAGTCAGAGTTGAGCTTTGTGGTTTGCCACTCCTGCCCTGTAAAAGGCTTTTATTCCTGTGTTAAACAACTTTTCCCCCCTTGTCATTCATGAGCACGGTGTTTATGCTGACATGTTTCATAATAAAATGATCCTAAGAAAGGATTTGTAGATGGATGTCTTGAGGAGGAAATATGCGttcttatttaaatataaagtgtttttcccaaatcattttttttctgagttAATGCAGATAACTTGCTTTAATATTACTTATTCTGTGACTTTAGATAacgttaatattttaaaatttcacaCACAATTCAGCAGATTTTCATACAGCTGGCTGGGAAGCTGGGATAGTAGTTGGATTCTTTTGTATTGCAGCACCACAAGGATATGGGTCACAATTGCTAACACTGATTTTTGTGAATATTACACCAAGTTGATTATGTTATCAAACAGATTTTGTTTGTTCGACATGTTCATCATTCGCTCAGGTGAAGGAATTGCAAGTTATGCAGGTCAACCGGGAGCAGCAGGGCAAAGCTTAGAAGCATGTCTGGATCACGCAGTGAAGAGCATCCCAAAAGACAAGCACCAGCTCACACCTGTGTACCTGGGAGCCACAGCCGGCATGAGGCTTCTGCAGTAAGTCgtgtctgttttgtttccatGTGTTTTAGTTATGCATCACCTTAATTTTGATCCTGTTCCAAGTAAATCTTGTAATAATGCTAAAATGGCAATCCATACTGGCCTTTTTAACCGGCTTACACATTCATTAAACAAGATGAATCTCATGGAGATGAATGTGTTGGGAATATAATTATTTCTGTGCCAAATATAGCAAGTTTAGCAAGTGCAGAAGAAATcagagaaaagtgaaaaaagctAAATGTTGTTTAAGAGTTCTCAGAGTAGCTGTTGCACTGTTTGTTGTAATGACTCCACTGGACAAACCTAACCAGCTTCATGATATTGCCACCTACAATGTGTAATTGTTGTCAGTTGTGTTGGCATGCAGTGAATAGCCCTGTTTGACTCCTGGATAATAGACTAAGAGGTCCTGCTTCAGAAAATGAGGTATCCACCAAAAATGGTCTCCCCTAGATTCAGTTTGTCTCTTGCAAATTTCTTACCATCATAACGTGTTTTCTGTAAAAGAGCTGCTTAAATGTAATCCTTCATTTAAGACTGTTTTAGCCAGATTATTTTAGCGGCAACCCTTGTTGCATTGAATGGTCTGAGgatgaaaaaatataaacacgAGGAATAAGCAGTGATTGCAAATTTCATAGGGCTGAAGTCACATGTTTCAGGATAATTTGGCTGCgttatgttattttaaaataaggaAATTACCTTAAAAGTGTTTGTAGCCACCTGCAAGCACTTAAGCCTCTCCTCCCTCTGCATTTCTTATTGGAAAGACAAACACATCTGAGGGTCTCTCAAAACCTGTAGATCCCCTCAATATCCACACACTGAAGTTCACAGAGAATTGATTGGACAGTGTAAAGTTGTTTTATGTGTTGATCTCTAGTATCCTGAGCAGGATATGTTTTACATTTGTACCAGTTCTATTGTGCCTGGTGGAGGGCATGCAGCAATGGGGTCAAACCAAAGTCTATAAAGTTAAGAGCATTGAGTGGGGATGGTGACGGGGCATTCAGACATGTAGATAAAATTGAAGGTATGAGTGTCGAAAATGCAAAGCATTATCGAGAAGAGTTTAAATGTATTCAAATATTTGGTTTAGTGGCTTAACGTTGCCTGCAGACAGGAATccatctttttattttcagttcagcCAGCAAAACTGCCTGATTGGGTTTAAGCAGCTATCAAGTATGGATTTAAACATCTGGAAGAAGGCCTCCTGTCCTTGTATGTGTACCATAACTCAATCAAATATGCAGCGGAAAACAGCTGGACAGTCACTCAGTCTAACTTGCATGCGTGCGTAAATCATTTGATTCttgcaaatgtgttttaaaagctgttttgtCACAAATGCATTTCCATACACAAATACACCACCTCATTTTATAGTTtgagctgttttgtttgtgggttttactGACGAGTATCAGCATGAATGTTtactaaaatgtttttcatgtagCACTGACACTAAACTTTAATGTGACACACAATCTTGACTTCAGCTTATTCTaaactctaataataataataataataataataataataataataataaataatcatcatcctttaatttaaatttactgGGAGATCTAAAGACCTCATAAGGATGACTTATAGCTTGGAAAATATCTGGAAAAGATTTCATATAATTTAAATGTTAGTTTTGACTTTAATCTGTTCTTTAGTTCCTGTCTGCATATTTGTCTCATGCAGAGGTAATgaacagattaaaaataaataaaaaatcataatGTTCTATAGTACTTCTAGtaactttattatttaatttcttctttGCCTTTTCTGTTATGAAGCAATTAAGTAAATGTAAATCTTTGGTGGGCATTTCTGCTCCcctggccttatgtttgacacccctgatttgcagttttaaaactTGTGCCTGAAGCTTACAgcagaaggtttttttttttttttttttttttttttaataatgaagTGTTCATAATTATCATCATGATCATCATTCTTCCTAATGATTTGCTGAAAGTCTTATCACTAAAAATCttgattatatttgtttttatttgtttttccttgttcAGTTTATCTAGTCCAGAGCTGTCCACTCAGATTCTGAAGGAAGTGGGACAAAAAATCCAGTCCTACCCTTTCGACTACCGGGGAGCAGCCATACTGAGTGGCAAAGAAGAGGGGGCATATGGATGGGTCACAGTTAACTATCTCTCAGAGAACTTTATTAAGGTATCCAAgtgtgtaaatgtgaaaatcagtagGAATCTGCAATACTATTTATGAGGAGACTAGAAGTCAGTTATTGCTGTCACTGTGAAACTTCACCAGCAAATTGATAACATTATGAGAGCGTTTGTATtgcaagttttctgaaaatggcTTTATATATTCAGTAAGGCATTAGTTTAATTTGTAAATACTTTTCCAAAACAGAGATGCAAACATTGGATGAAGCCAGGTTTTTGTGACTGTTCCTTTGCAGTATGGCTTTGAGGGGCACTGGTTCAGCCCCAGCAGACCGACAGTGGGAGCTCTCGATCTGGGTGGCGCGTCCACGCAGATAACATTTGCTACTCAGGAAAAAATTGAGAACAAAGACGATCTGATGAAGCTGCGCCTTTATGGTCATGAGTatactctgtacacacacagcTTCCTGTGCTATGGGAAGGACCAGTTCCTCATGACACTGCTGGCTCATATAATGAAGGTAGTGTAACGTGACACTTAAATCACAAGAAAAGCTCAAAAGAAAAATCCTGTCCACAAAATGACTGTTTTTCAGGATTTTACATCAATTACTTTTATACATGAACTAATCAATTTATCCAAAACAAGATTCATCCCAAACCTAACCAGTCACTAGGCCTAACCAAATGTTAGATCTtgccacaaaaacacagaatgacTACAGGGAGCAAAGAATAGAGCTGAGATGTTGCTGCTGCCAGAACCAGACTTTCTAAGCAGCACCAGGAATGTTGCAGCGGAGCCAATCAGCAAAATGCTGAGATTTAGAGAATGTCACTTAGTTATTCTTCTAACCacagtgtaaaaaacaaaaaacaaaaaaaaaaaaaacacttgggTAATAATGCGAACACAGACGGCCAAATACATAAATGATGAAGAAGGGGACAGGCCCAGTGATTCTGAAACTCTTTTTCTGAAATCGCCACTTCAGGTTCTCCCTGGCTTCAGTCTAATATGATGCGTAGTATTAGACTTTAGCTTTGTAACACAGAAATGTTCACTCCTATAATAGAATAACGTAAGTGTAGGTATGTGGCTTTAAAACTGGCACATTAAAATGAGTTACTAGGAACTCCATTCAGTAAATGTCAGCTGCAAGTTAAGGTAGAAACATGCAGCTATGTAGAGAGGAACATATCTAACTATACTGATGTATTTTTAAGGTCAACTTCTCCAATAAAATCACCAGTATAATGTATATAAGATCATTGTACTCAATGTTTCCTCTTCCTCAGTCTCAGGGTTACCCTCAGTCTGTCACTCACCCCTGCTATCCTGCAGACCACAGCAGGACGGTGAAGCTCAGCAGTATACTCGACTCTCCATGTACAGTAAAGTACAAACCCAGCTCCTACGACCCTCATGCTTCTGTGACAGTACATGGCAGCGGACACTATGAATACTGTCTGGGTAACGTGTCTGAAGTCTTCTCCTTCAACAGCTGTCCCTTCTCCCAGTGCTCATTTGACAAAGTCTTCCAACCAAATGTCACCGGAGGTTTCATGGTAAGAGAAGCAGAACAAATGCTTTCTTGAACTTAAAGCTCAGCCTGTATGTCAAAGGTGCCGCCACAATCCCAGATTTCTTTTCACAaaactttaatgttttaaagctGCTATACTGTTTCTGAAAGTAACATCATTGCAGACCACACTATACATTCAAGATGCTGTCCATGTCCATGCTGTCATAAGCACAGGTCTGTTTATCAAGGGTAGTTGAATATTAACATTTGCTTTCCTCCTGAACAGTGACACCTTTTCTCAGGTGTAGTTTGGTAATCAAATTACACCTGCCCTACATGCCAAGTCATTCTAACCTCGAACATCACCAGATGTTTTGAGTCTCATCCTCTCTCACATTAAGACGGGCCTCCCCGCTGATCAACCTACAACAATTTGCATATCAAGCAAACATGTCAACGGAGGATGCAGTCATCATAGCTCTCCACAACTAAATCTGGAAAACTCCAGTGTAAGAATGCTGCTGTAGGTTTCGTGAGTAACAGATCCCAGAATATCAGGGTGGGAGATCGCTCTTATCCTGAACACTGGCACATCACAGAGGTGTGTTGTCAAATTTACTGATCATGCCACCATAGCAGGACTAATATCAGAATGGTGAAACCGCCTACATAGAGGTGGTATGTAATCTCAGATTGGTGTTATCGCTCTCACCTGGACTGAAACGCTGCATAAACCAAGGAAACAATAGTGGACTATCTCCAGCAGACCAGCTTCTACCAGTGAGCCGTCAAGTCttgtttcaaaacaaaaaaaattatatttatattggtccttttttttttttttttttttttttttttgcttcaaacCTAGAGCTGCTAaacaatgttttattattttgtgaacAATCATGGTAGAGATGTCTTCTAAAATGATTCCTATGTGACCTCCTCACAAATCTTACACATTTTGAAGGGGTTTTGATCTTTGCAAAGAGACATTGCTGCTGAGTTTTTCAAAGGCATCATTTGTGTTTGGCTTTTGCCTTTTTAGATACCCCATAGTTCTATTCAAGAGAAGGCATGTCGCACTAACGCGATCTTGAGTGGAACGCATTTATATTCTATCCAGGGTGAGCTACCATTTAACTGTACTGGTGGTAAGTGCATATAAATCAAAACATATCTTGAAGTTCCATCCACACAGGATGACCCTGATGGTTGGCCACTAGTATTAATTCCAGGCTCCGGTTGCCTGGGTAACCCTCTATTGCGTTTCCTACTGTGTCAGAGGTCAATCAACTCTGCAGTTGCTTGACGTTGCTGAATATAGTTAACTTTACACGGTTGCCTTTCAACATGGCtaactttt
This Astatotilapia calliptera chromosome 7, fAstCal1.2, whole genome shotgun sequence DNA region includes the following protein-coding sequences:
- the entpd2b gene encoding ectonucleoside triphosphate diphosphohydrolase 2; this encodes MAQRSAHLVPIALLVFGLAGILLLTISTENVQEEPELRYGIVLDAGSSHTSLYIYKWPANKQNGTAVVTQHSKCHAEGEGIASYAGQPGAAGQSLEACLDHAVKSIPKDKHQLTPVYLGATAGMRLLHLSSPELSTQILKEVGQKIQSYPFDYRGAAILSGKEEGAYGWVTVNYLSENFIKYGFEGHWFSPSRPTVGALDLGGASTQITFATQEKIENKDDLMKLRLYGHEYTLYTHSFLCYGKDQFLMTLLAHIMKSQGYPQSVTHPCYPADHSRTVKLSSILDSPCTVKYKPSSYDPHASVTVHGSGHYEYCLGNVSEVFSFNSCPFSQCSFDKVFQPNVTGGFMAFSAFFYVHSFLQQVTGITASSPSELQDVTKKVCSMSFTQMMLLAPEQKSRLHYYCAASVFLNTLMLRGYGFNDTTFPHISFQKKVADTMVGWALGYMLSLSNLLPAEQLELRKALTPGVWGSLIFLFVMLLAAVLSFYLFRVYNGQNKKRGSESTI